The following are encoded together in the Zonotrichia albicollis isolate bZonAlb1 chromosome 10, bZonAlb1.hap1, whole genome shotgun sequence genome:
- the LOC113458884 gene encoding uncharacterized protein LOC113458884 isoform X1, translated as MRGAVFALTPLQPPAFMPREPAALSGHGGSAWLCLPAPRHLPRRGGRRHAPDPAGNRAISHAASRHRRKRPVGKGTYPDAPTAVSVSAGPAGWPGHGERARRSRRRRVPSRQRSLSSGRPSSLPHAPGKAAARPPVLTARAAAASRPICLPRRAGSSALPRPPPQHRHHPRPPRQRWGPGRRGPSSAAPAASAPGCSPRAKALPVLRLPPRVSTAPGSLARPPHAGLRSAPPRCQRLPPPAPGSPARGRSASFPCPPPAAGGSRARAEAPPPAPPLARPPQQHGRLQTQRGVAAAAGPGARPAAPPPPPGSAPHHRGGSRHQTMPHTFCPAAATNKRSKIYFVQRKQEACHVGCTALPLFRWMEKPYSQWSACPDKI; from the exons ATGAGAGGAGCCGTCTTCGCTCTTACTCCATTACAGCCGCCTGCCTTCATGCCTCGGGAGCCGGCAGCGCTCAGCGGACACGGGGGAAGCGCCTGGCTCTGCCTCCCAGCCCCGCGGCATCTCCCCCGCCGGGGAGGACGGCGGCACGCTCCCGACCCCGCTGGGAACCGGGCTATTTCCCACGCAGCTTCACGACATCGAAGAAAGCGCCCGGTTGGGAAGGGAACATATCCAGACGCGCCCACAGCGGTGTCAGTCAGCGCGGGCCCTGCGGGCTGGCCGGGGCACGGCGAGCGAGCTAGGCGCTCACGGCGGCGGCGCGTCCCATCCCGGCAAAGGTCTCTGTCCTCCGGCCGCCCCTCCTCGCTGCCTCACGCTCCGGGGAAGGCGGCGGCGAGGCCCCCTGTTCTCACGGCGAGGGCTGCGGCTGCATCCCGGCCCATCTGCCTCCCGCGCCGGGCGGGCTCCTCcgcgctgccccggcccccgccGCAGCACCGTCACCACCCCCGGCCACCCCGACAAAGGTGGGGCCCGGGGCGGCGAGGCCCCTCCTCGGCGGCTCCAGCTGCGAGCGCACCCGGCTGCTCTCCGCGGGCGAAGGCCCTTCCCGTCCTCCGCCTCCCGCCCCGAGTTTCCACAGCGCCGGGCAGCCTAGCCCGGCCTCCTCACGCCGGTCTCCGCTCAGCCCCTCCGCGGTGCCAGCGCCTTCCTCCCCCCGCGCCGGGCTCGCCGGCGAGGGGCCGCTCcgcctccttcccctgcccgCCGCCGGCTGCGGGCGGGAGCCGAGCGAGGGCCGAAGCTCCGCCGCCCGCGCCCCCTCTCGCCCGCCCGCCCCAACAGCACGGGCGGCTCCAGACACAAAGGGGAGTCGCTGCAGCCGCCGGCCCGGGCGCCCGTCCCGCCGcaccgcccccgccgcccggcTCCGCCCCGCACCATAGAGGTGGCTCCAG ACACCAAACTATGCCACACACCttctgcccagctgcagctacCAATAAAAGAAGCAAGATCTACTTTGTTCAGAGAAAACAAGAGGCTTGCCATGTGGGTTGCACAGCACTGCCACTGTTTAGATg GATGGAAAAGCCCTATTCGCAATGGTCAGCCTGTCCTGACAAGATATGA
- the LOC113458884 gene encoding uncharacterized protein LOC113458884 isoform X2: MRGAVFALTPLQPPAFMPREPAALSGHGGSAWLCLPAPRHLPRRGGRRHAPDPAGNRAISHAASRHRRKRPVGKGTYPDAPTAVSVSAGPAGWPGHGERARRSRRRRVPSRQRSLSSGRPSSLPHAPGKAAARPPVLTARAAAASRPICLPRRAGSSALPRPPPQHRHHPRPPRQRWGPGRRGPSSAAPAASAPGCSPRAKALPVLRLPPRVSTAPGSLARPPHAGLRSAPPRCQRLPPPAPGSPARGRSASFPCPPPAAGGSRARAEAPPPAPPLARPPQQHGRLQTQRGVAAAAGPGARPAAPPPPPGSAPHHRGGSRCVAGLGAHTHQQ; this comes from the exons ATGAGAGGAGCCGTCTTCGCTCTTACTCCATTACAGCCGCCTGCCTTCATGCCTCGGGAGCCGGCAGCGCTCAGCGGACACGGGGGAAGCGCCTGGCTCTGCCTCCCAGCCCCGCGGCATCTCCCCCGCCGGGGAGGACGGCGGCACGCTCCCGACCCCGCTGGGAACCGGGCTATTTCCCACGCAGCTTCACGACATCGAAGAAAGCGCCCGGTTGGGAAGGGAACATATCCAGACGCGCCCACAGCGGTGTCAGTCAGCGCGGGCCCTGCGGGCTGGCCGGGGCACGGCGAGCGAGCTAGGCGCTCACGGCGGCGGCGCGTCCCATCCCGGCAAAGGTCTCTGTCCTCCGGCCGCCCCTCCTCGCTGCCTCACGCTCCGGGGAAGGCGGCGGCGAGGCCCCCTGTTCTCACGGCGAGGGCTGCGGCTGCATCCCGGCCCATCTGCCTCCCGCGCCGGGCGGGCTCCTCcgcgctgccccggcccccgccGCAGCACCGTCACCACCCCCGGCCACCCCGACAAAGGTGGGGCCCGGGGCGGCGAGGCCCCTCCTCGGCGGCTCCAGCTGCGAGCGCACCCGGCTGCTCTCCGCGGGCGAAGGCCCTTCCCGTCCTCCGCCTCCCGCCCCGAGTTTCCACAGCGCCGGGCAGCCTAGCCCGGCCTCCTCACGCCGGTCTCCGCTCAGCCCCTCCGCGGTGCCAGCGCCTTCCTCCCCCCGCGCCGGGCTCGCCGGCGAGGGGCCGCTCcgcctccttcccctgcccgCCGCCGGCTGCGGGCGGGAGCCGAGCGAGGGCCGAAGCTCCGCCGCCCGCGCCCCCTCTCGCCCGCCCGCCCCAACAGCACGGGCGGCTCCAGACACAAAGGGGAGTCGCTGCAGCCGCCGGCCCGGGCGCCCGTCCCGCCGcaccgcccccgccgcccggcTCCGCCCCGCACCATAGAGGTGGCTCCAG ATGTGTGGCCGGGCTGGGAGCTCACACCCACCAACAGTGA